One genomic segment of Oncorhynchus nerka isolate Pitt River linkage group LG16, Oner_Uvic_2.0, whole genome shotgun sequence includes these proteins:
- the LOC115143934 gene encoding TBC1 domain family member 24-like, with protein MAEEDYGCFVDWTQMGDMAKSSGTSKLDVKDHVELKKLARQGYWSKNHKLRAQVYQQLIKAIPCRTVTPDAEVYRDLMGDDTGKKALSSIPLPDFVDGSAVPHYCLMADAVTVVHRVISCLEGQFPDISHCPALPAMTALLLHFSANEAQCFEHVSRLLACNEPGQRFVDQTFLAYESSFMTFGDLANKYCPAAHKLIVATAQDVVAVYSDWQRWVLGDLPFSHVARVLDVFLVEGYKVLYRVALALLKFYRKQKAGDGTQQSEGQKQDSVGVKAEIQAFVKAIGSYITPDKLLEKAFSIRLFSRKEITLLQLTNEKSLQQKGITVKQKRRTVQLALNPDTFSSEVVSAKEMKDIWSWIPERFALCEPQLLFTTSTHGCSLNRFYAHVEGYEPTLLLIRTCESDVCGAFLSTDWEERKRGGNKLSFFGTGECFIFRLKPEMERYEWVVIRHPELASTIKGQSSEVPAEDEAPPDKQNSDGNRLPVGRPAADPSDRLSPFLSARHFHLNSRNTSMFMSGNFDSIIVGGGEGNALYIDSELNHGRTARCTTFDNPPLCSTESFQVALLEVWGFKDTMASDR; from the exons ATGGCTGAGGAGGACTATGGCTGCTTTGTGGACTGGACCCAAATGGGGGACATGGCCAAGAGCAGTGGCACCTCCAAATTGGACGTTAAGGACCACGTGGAGCTCAAAAAGCTGGCCAGGCAGGGTTACTGGTCCAAGAACCACAAGCTCCGTGCCCAGGTCTACCAGCAACTCATTAAGGCAATCCCCTGTCGAACCGTGACACCCGACGCCGAGGTCTACCGCGACCTCATGGGTGACGACACAGGTAAAAAAGCCTTGTCCTCCATCCCACTGCCAGACTTTGTGGACGGCAGCGCTGTGCCGCACTACTGCCTCATGGCAGACGCAGTGACCGTCGTCCACCGGGTCATCTCCTGTCTGGAGGGACAGTTCCCGGACATCTCGCACTGCCCGGCGCTGCCCGCGATGACAGCCCTCCTGCTGCACTTCAGTGCCAATGAGGCGCAGTGCTTCGAGCACGTCAGCCGTCTGCTGGCCTGCAATGAGCCGGGCCAACGCTTTGTAGACCAGACCTTCCTGGCCTATGAGTCCAGCTTCATGACCTTTGGCGACCTGGCCAACAAGTACTGCCCGGCAGCTCACAAGCTCATAGTGGCTACAGCGCAGGACGTGGTGGCGGTGTACTCGGACTGGCAGCGCTGGGTGCTAGGTGACCTGCCCTTCAGCCACGTGGCAAGGGTCCTAGACGTCTTCCTGGTGGAAGGATACAAGGTGTTGTACCGCGTTGCCCTGGCCCTGCTCAAGTTCTACCGCAAGCAGAAGGCCGGGGATGGAACACAGCAATCAGAGGGCCAAAAACAGGACTCTGTGGGGGTCAAGGCAGAGATCCAGGCTTTCGTCAAGGCCATCGGCTCCTACATCACCCCGGACAAGCTGCTGGAGAAGGCCTTCTCTATCCGCTTGTTCAGTCGCAAAGAGATCACTCTCCTGCAGCTAACCAACGAGAAATCGCTGCAGCAGAAGGGCATCACTGTCAAACAGAAGAG GCGGACCGTGCAGCTGGCTCTGAACCCGGACACCTTCTCCTCGGAGGTAGTCAGCGCCAAGGAGATGAAGGACATCTGGTCGTGGATCCCCGAGCGCTTCGCCCTATGCGAACCGCAGCTCCTCTTCACCACCTCAACCCATGGCTGCAGCCTCAACAG GTTCTACGCTCATGTCGAAGGCTATGAGCCCACTCTGCTACTCATCCGGACCTGTGAATCTGAC GTATGTGGAGCCTTCCTCTCTACAGATTGGGAGGAGCGCAAGCGAGGCGGGAACAAACTCAGCTTCTTTGGGACCGGAGAATGTTTCATCTTCAGG CTGAAGCCGGAGATGGAGAGGTATGAGTGGGTGGTGATCCGTCACCCGGAGCTAGCCTCCACCATCAAGGGTCAGAGCAGTGAGGTCCCTGCCGAGGACGAGGCTCCCCCCGACAAGCAGAACTCGGACGGCAACCGCCTTCCTGTGGGAAGGCCAGCCGCTGACCCATCTGATCGCCTGTCGCCCTTCCTCTCAGCCCGACACTTCCATCTCAACTCCAGGAACACCTCCATGTTCATGTCGGGAAACTTTGACTCCATCATAGTGG GGGGAGGCGAGGGCAACGCGCTGTACATCGACAGTGAGCTAAACCACGGACGCACAGCCCGCTGCACCACCTTTGACAACCCACCGCTCTGCTCCACCGAGAGCTTCCAGGTGGCCCTGCTGGAGGTGTGGGGCTTCAAGGACACCATGGCCTCAGATAGATAG